A single window of Columba livia isolate bColLiv1 breed racing homer chromosome 16, bColLiv1.pat.W.v2, whole genome shotgun sequence DNA harbors:
- the TFAP2C gene encoding transcription factor AP-2 gamma yields the protein MLWKLADNVKYEEDCEDRHDGSSNGNPRLPHLSAVSQHLYSSAPPLSHSGASDFQPPYFPPPYQPLPYSQSSDPYSHLGDPFSINPLHQPPPPPPSQQQSAWPNRQSQDPAALTPHARPGLVPHLSALESGSAGGRRETYRRSELLLPHGHGLDASALADNLGLHDMAHQMEEVQNVEDQHLLMHDQTVIRKGPISLTKNSALSLPCQKDGLIGVVINPNEVFCSVPGRLSLLSSTSKYKVTVAEVQRRLSPPECLNASLLGGVLRRAKSKNGGRSLREKLDKIGLNLPAGRRKAANVTLLTSLVEGEAVHLARDFGYVCETEFPSKAVAEYLTRPHMGRNEMANRKNMLLAAKQICKEFTDLLTQDRTPLGNTRPSPILDPGIQGCLTHFSLITHGFGSAAICAAMTSVQNYLNEALKIADKTYMNAGDQSPAETNKTIDKMDKHRK from the exons ATGTTGTGGAAACTAGCAGATAATGTCAAGTATGAAGAGGACTGCGAG GACCGGCACGATGGGAGCAGCAACGGGAACCCGCGGCTCCCGCATCTCTCGGCGGTCAGTCAGCACCTGTACAGCTCAGCTCCGCCACTCTCTCACTCGGGCGCCTCCGACTTCCAGCCCCCCTACTTCCCTCCCCCGTACCAGCCGCTGCCTTACTCCCAGTCCAGCGACCCTTACTCCCACCTCGGGGACCCCTTCTCCATCAACCCACTCCatcagccgccgccgccgccccccagccagcagcagagtgCCTGGCCCAACCGACAGAGCCAGGACCCGGCCGCTCTCACTCCCCACGCCCGCCCCGGTCTCGTCCCCCACCTCTCGGCGCTGGAGAGCGGCTccgccggcggccgcagggAAACGTACCGGCGCTCCGAGCTCCTTCTGCCCCACGGGCACGGGCTGGACGCCTCCGCGCTGGCCGATAACCTGGGTCTGCACGACATGGCCCACCAGATGGAGGAGGTGCAG aaTGTGGAAGATCAACACTTACTAATGCACGACCAGACAGTAATTAGAAAAG GTCCCATTTCCTTAACGAAAAACAGTGctctcagcctcccctgccaAAAGGATGGATTAATTGGAGTGGTCATAAACCCCAATGAAGTATTTTGTTCGGTTCCGGGGAGACTTTCCCTCCTGAGCTCCACGTCGAAATACAAAGTGACAGTAGCAGAGGTTCAGAGGCGGCTCTCGCCCCCCGAGTGTCTCAACGCCTCTTTGCTAGGAGGAGTGCTCAGAAG AGCCAAATCAAAAAATGGTGGCAGGTCATTAAGGGAAAAACTGGATAAAATTGGCTTGAATCTTCCTGCTGGTAGAAGGAAAGCTGCAAATGTGACACTATTGACATCTTTGGTGGAAG GTGAAGCTGTACATCTTGCTCGGGACTTTGGTTACGTTTGTGAGACAGAGTTTCCTTCCAAAGCAGTGGCCGAATATTTAACTAGACCACACATGGGCCGCAATGAAATGGCAAACAGGAAGAATATGCTTCTTGCTGCAAA GCAGATTTGCAAGGAATTCACAGACCTCCTGACTCAGGACAGAACTCCTCTTGGAAACACGAGACCCAGTCCCATCTTGGACCCTGGCATCCAGGGCTGCTTGACTCATTTTAGCCTGATCACACATGGCTTTGGGAGTGCTGCCATCTGCGCCGCCATGACATCCGTCCAGAACTACCTAaatgaagcattaaaaataGCAGACAAAACGTACATGAACGCTGGCGACCAGAGCCCTGcagaaaccaacaaaaccattGATAAAATGGATAAGCACAGGAAGTAA